Proteins encoded in a region of the Diospyros lotus cultivar Yz01 chromosome 9, ASM1463336v1, whole genome shotgun sequence genome:
- the LOC127810273 gene encoding uncharacterized protein LOC127810273, with protein sequence MASCFSFTASRDRLYRYFFAFSGLRSVATTLRDGTVMHCWVPRIHKHSKPSLLLIHGFGANAMWQYGEVLRHFIPDYNVYVPDLLFFGGSHTPRPDRTEAFQARCLMKLMEENGVRKMSLIGISYGGFVGYSMAVQFPAAVDRMVLCCTGVCLEEEDMKSGLFVVADVEEAANILMPQTPEKLRELMRLSYVKPTRGVPSCILSDFIHIMCKDYLEEKRELIREILKDRKLANIPKIDKRTLIIWGEQDQIFPLELGYRLERHIGESAELVLIKNAGHALNLEKPKVFIKHLKKFLLVDPTPSFPPPKPWREQL encoded by the exons ATGGCGAGCTGCTTCAGCTTTACAGCGTCGAGAGACCGACTGTACCGGTACTTCTTCGCCTTCTCCGGCCTCCGCTCCGTCGCCACCACCCTCCGAGACGGCACCGTCATGCACTGCTGGGTGCCCAGAATCCACAAACACAGCAAGCCCTCCCTCCTCCTCATCCACGGCTTCGGGGCCAACGCCATGTGGCAGTACGGCGAGGTGCTCCGCCACTTCATCCCGGACTATAACGTGTACGTGCCGGACCTCTTGTTCTTCGGCGGCTCCCACACGCCGCGGCCGGATCGGACGGAGGCGTTCCAGGCGCGGTGTTTGATGAAGCTGATGGAGGAGAATGGGGTGAGGAAGATGAGCCTGATTGGGATCAGCTATGGCGGGTTTGTGGGGTACAGTATGGCGGTGCAGTTTCCGGCGGCGGTGGACAGGATGGTGCTGTGCTGTACGGGTGTGTGCTTGGAGGAGGAGGACATGAAGTCGGGGCTGTTTGTGGTGGCGGACGTGGAGGAAGCGGCCAACATTCTGATGCCGCAGACGCCGGAGAAGCTGAGGGAGTTGATGCGCCTTTCCTACGTCAAGCCTACAAGGGGAGTGCCTTCTTGCATTCTCTCTGATTTCATTCAT ATTATGTGTAAAGATTAcctagaagagaagagagaactGATCCGGGAGATACTCAAAGACAGAAAGCTTGCTAATATCCCAAAGATCGATAAG CGCACACTCATCATCTGGGGAGAGCAAGATCAAATCTTCCCGCTGGAATTGGGTTACAGACTAGAGAG gcaTATTGGGGAGAGTGCAGAGCTGGTATTGATCAAGAATGCAGGGCATGCATTGAACCTGGAGAAGCCCAAGGTGTTCATTAAGCACTTGAAGAAGTTCCTGCTTGTTGACCCAACTCCATCGTTCCCACCACCAAAACCATGGAGAGAGCAActgtaa